A portion of the Intestinibacillus sp. Marseille-P6563 genome contains these proteins:
- a CDS encoding class II glutamine amidotransferase: MLLKEGQVRIPAGCAISGIFHKDGKRENGENIIRSIATMHDRSNGLGGGFAAYGIYPEYKDDYAFHVFFDDERAKEACEAFLKKNFEVISMAKIPTRRHPRITDEPMIFRYFVQPLPTVLEFSQLDEREFVARRVIYVNHNIDGAYIFSSGKNVGVFKANGYPEDVGEYYMLENYEAYSWTCHGRYPTNTPGWWGGAHPFALLDTTVVHNGEISSYDANRRFIEMFGYSCDLLTDTEVITYIIDYLGRKLGLTYPEIANVIAAPFWSTIESKEPAERERLTYLRNAFASLLVTGPFSILVGFDGGLMALNDRLKLRSMVVGEKDETVYIASEECAIRVVEPELDRIWAPRGGEAVIVHLNDRGQQ; this comes from the coding sequence ATGCTTTTGAAAGAAGGTCAAGTCCGCATCCCGGCCGGCTGCGCCATCTCCGGCATCTTCCATAAGGACGGCAAACGTGAAAATGGTGAAAACATCATTCGCTCGATCGCTACCATGCACGACCGCTCCAATGGACTGGGCGGCGGTTTTGCCGCCTATGGCATTTATCCGGAATATAAAGATGATTATGCGTTCCACGTGTTTTTCGACGACGAGCGCGCCAAGGAGGCGTGTGAAGCCTTCTTAAAAAAGAATTTTGAGGTCATCTCCATGGCCAAGATCCCGACCCGCCGGCACCCCCGCATCACCGACGAGCCCATGATCTTCCGCTATTTTGTCCAGCCGCTGCCGACCGTTCTCGAGTTTTCGCAGCTCGACGAACGCGAATTCGTCGCCCGCCGCGTCATCTATGTCAACCACAACATCGACGGCGCGTACATCTTCTCTTCGGGCAAGAATGTCGGTGTCTTCAAGGCCAACGGCTACCCCGAAGATGTCGGCGAATACTACATGCTGGAAAACTATGAGGCTTACTCGTGGACCTGCCATGGCCGCTATCCGACCAACACCCCCGGCTGGTGGGGCGGCGCGCATCCGTTTGCGCTGCTGGACACCACGGTCGTCCACAACGGCGAAATTTCCAGCTATGACGCCAACCGCCGGTTTATTGAGATGTTCGGTTATTCGTGCGACCTGCTGACCGACACCGAGGTCATTACCTATATTATCGATTACCTGGGCCGCAAGCTGGGGCTGACCTATCCCGAGATCGCCAATGTCATTGCCGCGCCCTTCTGGTCGACCATTGAAAGCAAGGAACCGGCCGAGCGCGAGCGCCTGACCTACTTGCGCAACGCATTCGCTTCCCTGCTCGTCACCGGCCCGTTCTCCATCCTGGTGGGCTTTGACGGCGGCCTGATGGCCCTCAATGACCGTCTGAAGCTGCGCTCGATGGTGGTCGGCGAAAAGGACGAAACGGTCTATATCGCGTCCGAAGAATGCGCCATCCGCGTAGTGGAACCCGAGCTGGACCGCATCTGGGCGCCGCGCGGCGGCGAAGCGGTCATCGTCCATTTAAATGATAGGGGGCAGCAGTAA